One Oscillospiraceae bacterium DNA window includes the following coding sequences:
- a CDS encoding bifunctional glycosyltransferase family 2/GtrA family protein yields the protein MIILIPSYEPDNKLLKLIDEIKENTDYDILVVNDGSKPEFDPVFEGVRERGVTILTHEVNRGKGEALKTGFKYIYENIPGCVGIVTADCDGQHKLKDINSVAILVKNNLNHLILGCRKFTGKVPFRNKFGNSFTIAFFHLATGTRVSDTQTGLRGVSYSMLPWLMSIKGSRFEYEQNMLLDAKRAGFEFLEIEIDTVYDEKHYSSHYRPIADSVRVMLPILRYLAASIISFFVDYILLLVFDSLINTLFISVILARIISATINYMLNNNLVFNDSSKKARTTSWKYALLAVVLVCLSYVFLRLFRDFIGIPLAVAKPMTDIILFCSSYWIQRRYVFN from the coding sequence ATGATAATACTGATACCTTCTTACGAACCGGATAATAAACTGTTAAAGCTGATAGATGAAATTAAAGAAAACACTGATTATGATATTCTTGTTGTTAACGACGGAAGCAAGCCAGAATTCGATCCGGTCTTTGAAGGAGTAAGAGAGCGAGGCGTCACAATATTAACCCATGAAGTCAACAGGGGAAAAGGCGAAGCGCTTAAAACAGGATTCAAATACATATATGAGAATATACCAGGTTGTGTCGGAATAGTGACTGCAGATTGTGACGGACAGCATAAACTCAAGGATATTAACTCCGTCGCCATTCTTGTCAAGAATAACCTGAATCATCTTATCCTTGGATGCAGGAAATTTACAGGCAAAGTTCCGTTCAGAAATAAATTCGGAAACTCCTTTACTATCGCCTTTTTTCATCTTGCCACCGGAACACGCGTGAGCGATACTCAGACAGGTCTCAGAGGGGTTTCTTATTCTATGCTGCCCTGGCTGATGAGTATTAAGGGATCCCGTTTCGAATACGAACAGAACATGCTTCTTGACGCAAAACGCGCGGGCTTTGAATTTCTGGAAATTGAAATCGACACGGTGTATGATGAAAAGCATTATTCGTCTCATTACAGACCTATTGCAGATTCCGTAAGAGTCATGCTGCCGATTCTGAGATATCTCGCGGCTTCTATTATATCATTCTTTGTCGATTATATCCTGCTTTTGGTTTTTGATTCGTTAATAAACACTCTTTTTATCTCTGTAATACTTGCAAGGATCATCAGCGCGACAATTAATTACATGCTCAACAATAATCTTGTTTTTAACGATTCATCTAAAAAAGCAAGAACAACTTCATGGAAATATGCCCTTCTTGCAGTCGTTCTCGTATGCCTAAGCTACGTATTCCTCAGATTATTCCGTGATTTTATAGGTATCCCTCTTGCCGTCGCAAAGCCGATGACCGATATTATTCTCTTTTGTTCTTCATATTGGATTCAACGCAGATATGTATTCAATTGA
- a CDS encoding alpha/beta hydrolase has product MKKFIISAVATAAALSAISLMCDGLYMFNLTMSRKAQVPSHKKNGKNKEVPPQNECNEYMDFADKGKEYLKTKYTEKVQIISEDRKKLSATIVLSNAVHTDGKLKFTVCIHGYRSNGLNDFAMMAEYFTDAGFGMLIPDNRSHGESEGKYIGFGWNDRKDCLSWCEYLVKRYGEDIEIVLMGISMGATAVMAALGENTIPQIKCAVEDCGYSNAWEELSLQLYNTYGLKPFPALYLVSIWNKIINGYFISENNALKQIKNSKLPILFIHGENDRYVPLYMVNKLYEAYEGPKMLYIAPNAAHAQSFIKNQENYKKKLDEFFSSAFSEHKDDVAL; this is encoded by the coding sequence ATGAAGAAGTTCATTATTTCTGCTGTCGCAACTGCCGCGGCATTATCGGCAATATCACTTATGTGTGATGGTTTGTATATGTTTAATTTAACAATGTCAAGAAAAGCTCAGGTACCGTCTCATAAAAAAAACGGTAAAAATAAGGAAGTGCCGCCACAAAATGAATGTAACGAATACATGGATTTTGCCGACAAAGGTAAAGAATACTTAAAAACGAAATATACCGAAAAAGTGCAAATAATTTCTGAAGACAGAAAAAAGCTTTCTGCGACGATTGTGCTTTCAAACGCCGTTCATACTGACGGCAAATTGAAATTTACGGTTTGTATTCATGGATACAGAAGCAACGGATTGAATGATTTTGCAATGATGGCTGAGTATTTTACAGATGCCGGATTCGGAATGCTTATTCCGGATAACCGCTCTCACGGAGAAAGCGAAGGGAAATATATTGGTTTTGGGTGGAATGACAGAAAAGACTGTCTGTCATGGTGCGAATATCTTGTTAAAAGATACGGAGAAGATATAGAAATTGTCTTGATGGGAATATCCATGGGCGCCACGGCAGTCATGGCGGCTTTAGGGGAGAATACTATACCGCAGATAAAATGCGCAGTGGAGGATTGCGGATATTCCAACGCATGGGAGGAGCTGTCTTTGCAGCTTTATAATACCTACGGATTAAAGCCGTTTCCCGCACTTTATCTTGTCAGCATATGGAATAAAATAATCAACGGGTATTTTATAAGTGAAAACAACGCTTTGAAGCAGATAAAAAATTCAAAGCTGCCGATTCTTTTTATTCATGGCGAAAATGACAGATATGTTCCGCTTTATATGGTCAACAAGCTTTATGAAGCTTATGAAGGACCAAAAATGCTGTATATCGCGCCGAATGCGGCGCATGCGCAAAGCTTTATAAAAAACCAAGAAAATTATAAGAAAAAGCTTGATGAATTCTTCTCATCGGCGTTCAGTGAACACAAGGATGACGTCGCCTTATGA
- a CDS encoding FAD:protein FMN transferase, with translation MKHKLTFIITTIMLFLSVLLQSCSQQPSKNIYNSFFMDTIFTYTLYGDNTEALRDKLDGEAGRIELLFSKTDQNSELYKLNKAKVSTNQELLSLIRFSMDMRDSTNGYFDPLIGGVTALWDFKAENPSLPDNNSIQRALSESSFNNITLETNRIYLGESTQIDLGGIAKGYTADSITEILKEFSAENALVSLGGNILAFGNNSGKGYKIGIRDPSDTSSVACTLNCSDTIISVSGGYERFFVLNGTTYHHIIDPFTGYPAKTDLGSAIVIAPLSIENAGASADALSTALFAMGLDKAKEITASFADFSFILIGAGADGAVYVTKNLSADITVCGQRELILY, from the coding sequence ATGAAACATAAGCTTACGTTTATTATTACAACTATTATGCTGTTTTTGTCCGTTCTGCTTCAATCCTGTTCGCAGCAACCCTCAAAAAACATCTATAATTCATTTTTTATGGACACAATTTTCACATATACCCTTTATGGTGACAATACCGAAGCATTACGCGATAAGCTCGATGGTGAAGCCGGAAGGATCGAGCTTTTGTTTTCAAAAACAGATCAGAACAGCGAGCTGTACAAGCTTAATAAAGCAAAGGTTTCGACGAACCAAGAACTTTTGTCTCTTATACGCTTTTCAATGGATATGCGTGATTCCACAAACGGTTATTTCGATCCTTTGATCGGCGGAGTCACAGCTCTCTGGGATTTCAAAGCTGAAAACCCATCTTTACCGGATAATAATTCCATTCAAAGGGCTCTCTCCGAATCTTCTTTTAACAATATTACGCTCGAAACCAACCGCATTTATCTGGGAGAATCAACTCAAATCGATCTCGGCGGGATCGCCAAAGGATACACGGCAGATTCTATTACAGAGATATTAAAAGAATTTTCCGCAGAAAATGCCCTCGTTTCACTTGGAGGAAATATACTCGCGTTCGGTAATAATTCGGGCAAAGGCTATAAAATCGGCATCCGCGATCCGTCGGATACGAGTTCAGTTGCATGTACATTGAATTGCTCAGACACAATCATCTCTGTTTCAGGAGGATATGAGAGATTTTTTGTTCTGAACGGTACAACATATCATCATATAATTGATCCATTTACCGGGTATCCGGCAAAAACCGACTTAGGATCGGCTATAGTTATCGCGCCTCTGTCGATTGAAAACGCAGGAGCCTCTGCCGACGCACTTTCCACCGCGCTATTTGCGATGGGGCTTGATAAAGCGAAGGAAATTACCGCTTCGTTTGCCGATTTCAGTTTTATTCTAATCGGAGCCGGAGCTGACGGAGCAGTTTATGTGACAAAAAATCTGTCCGCTGATATTACAGTCTGCGGACAGCGTGAATTGATATTGTATTAA
- a CDS encoding Gx transporter family protein gives MNKTRRIVSDAAFLAISLIISYIEAIFSLSAIIPIPGIKLGFANIITLYLISRKRFADALAVAVLRCTITFIIFGNPVSFFLSLSGAVLAVFFMSVSLILIKRGFSEATISICGSAGFTVGQTVSAAICFSSGVFYYFPVMFAAAGITGLVTGIISVLTFKRIDMITGVTIVKNSNHY, from the coding sequence ATGAATAAAACACGCCGTATCGTGTCAGATGCCGCATTTCTGGCAATTAGTTTGATAATCTCCTATATAGAAGCCATTTTTTCATTATCTGCAATAATCCCAATACCGGGGATAAAGCTCGGATTTGCCAATATAATAACGCTTTATCTGATTTCGAGGAAACGGTTTGCCGATGCGCTCGCCGTGGCCGTTCTCAGATGTACGATCACTTTCATTATATTCGGAAATCCAGTATCTTTTTTTCTATCATTATCAGGTGCCGTTCTTGCGGTATTCTTCATGTCCGTTTCGCTTATCCTGATAAAACGCGGCTTTTCAGAGGCAACGATAAGCATATGCGGTTCGGCAGGCTTTACCGTCGGTCAGACAGTATCAGCCGCAATCTGTTTTTCCTCCGGTGTTTTTTATTATTTTCCTGTCATGTTCGCCGCTGCAGGCATTACCGGACTGGTCACCGGAATTATTTCAGTTCTTACATTCAAACGCATTGATATGATTACCGGAGTGACTATTGTTAAAAACAGCAATCATTATTAA
- a CDS encoding NusG domain II-containing protein encodes MKIKDIFFFLIYMIISAGIAFGIYFFPFEVHSDAYAEIIRDGVTVSKLLLSENSEYISPDNAFCVRVDDGYAFVAYSNCPDKCCVAFGKTNTPMKTIVCVPNRLVVKVVYPTGDDSDAIAG; translated from the coding sequence ATGAAAATAAAGGACATTTTCTTTTTTTTGATTTATATGATAATTTCCGCAGGTATAGCGTTTGGAATATATTTTTTCCCTTTCGAGGTTCATTCCGACGCGTATGCTGAGATTATCCGTGACGGTGTTACCGTTTCAAAGCTCCTTCTTTCTGAAAACTCTGAATACATTTCGCCAGATAACGCATTCTGCGTCAGAGTCGACGACGGATATGCTTTTGTCGCATATTCTAATTGCCCCGATAAATGCTGTGTAGCTTTCGGAAAGACAAACACTCCTATGAAAACCATAGTATGCGTTCCGAATCGCCTCGTTGTCAAAGTAGTCTATCCAACCGGTGACGATTCAGACGCAATAGCCGGATGA